The Haloterrigena turkmenica DSM 5511 genome includes the window ACGCCGACCGCGAGACGGTACTCGAGGCGGGACGCGGCCAGGCCTGCGACCGGTTGCCCGACCCCGACCGCCTCGGCGACGGCGGGCTCTCGGATCTCCGGGCGCTCGCGCTATTGCGCGCGCCGACGGGAGCCCGGATTGCCGGCCCCGAGTTCGACCCGTTCTACCGGTACTCCGGCGGCTACGGCTACACCTGGTTCCGGGACGACGCCGAGATCGCCCGCTTCCTGCTCGCGGCCGATCGGCGGCTGGCGCTCGGACTCGAGGCGTGGCACGAGAAGAGCGCCCGGTTCTACGCCGAGACGCAGCTCTCCGACGGCACCTGGCCCCACCGGGTGTGGCCGCACAACGGCGCGCTCGCTCCCGGCTGGGCCCACGGCCGCCTTGAGGGGGGCGAGTCCGAGGAGTACCAGGCGGATCAGACCGCGAGCGTGGCGGCGTTTCTCGCGACGTACCTCCGGCACGTCGACCCCGATGACGAACGGATCCGGGAGACGCTCGCGTCCGCGCTCGACGGACTGGACGACTCGCTCGCGGCCGACGGCCTCCCCGAACGAGTCCAGAACGCCTGGGAGAACATGACCGGACGCTTTGCCCACACCGCGGCGACGTTCCTCGAGGCCTACGCGGCGGTCGCCAGAGCGCCCGTCGACGACGCGCTCGCGGCGCGGGCGCGGGAACGAGCGCGAACCGTGTACGACGCGCTCGACGACCTCTGGGTGCCCGACCGCGGGATCTACGCGATGCGGACCGACGGCGACGACGTCGACGACCGACTCGACAGCAGCACGCTCGCCCTCGCCTCGGCCCACCGGGAGTACGCCGCGCTCGAGGACGTCGATATCGATGGCGAGCGACTCGACCGGCTCGCTTCCCACGTCGAAACCACGATCGACGGGCTCTACCGGGATCCCGAGGGCCCCGTCGAGGGGCTCGCCCGCTTCGAGGGCGATCCCTGGCGAGTCCGCGACCAGGACGCCGCGAAGATCTGGACGGTGACGACGGCGTGGGGCGCACACGCCGCCGTCGAACTCCGCGAGTTACTGGCGGCGAGCGACCGCGAGGAGGCCGAAGCGTTCGACGAGCGCGCCCGCAACCTGCTCGCGCTGGTCGAGCCCGGCGGGTCGCTGCGACGACCCGGCGGCTACCTCCCCGAGCAGGTGTTCGACGACGGCACGCCCGACAGCGCCACGCCGCTGGGCTGGCCCCACGCCATTCGACTCGCGACGGCCAGCGCCCTCGAGGAGTCCGCGTCGCCCGCGCGCGCTGACGCCGAGTATCGCGCGCCGTTGCAGGACTAAATCGCTGACACCGGGACACGATTTTCGCGACATCGATCGCCCACAGCGACGGCGCTGCGAGTCGAAAAACGGAGTGTGGTGACGGCGAGCCGAAAACGGAACGTGACCGCGGTACGCACGATCTCGAAAATCAGGTCGTGACGGTCGGCGCGTCGCGTTCGCGGGTGAGGACGTTTCGACCCGTTTCGGCGTCGAACAGGTGGACGTCCGACTCGTCGAACGCGATCGTCACCTGATCGCCCGGCTCGAGGCGCACGTCCGAGTCGACGCGGGCGATGAACTCGTCGCTCACACCGAGGTGCAGGAAGTTGTCGGAGCCGACGGGTTCGACGACGTCGATGGTGGTCGCGATCGCGTTGGCCGCGCTTTCGTCGGCGACGGTGACGTTCTCCGGCCGGACGCCGAGCGTGTACCGACTCGACTCGAGCTCGTCCGCGTGACGGTCGACGTACGCCGCCGAGAGGTCGTACGCGAACTCGCCGTCGGGATCGGTCAGGTGCAGTCGATCGCCGTCGGGTTCGACGGCGACGTCGACGAAGTTCATTGACGGCGAGCCGATGAAGCCGCCGACGAACCTGTTGACCGGCCGCTCGTAGACGTCGGTCGGCTTCCCCTGTTGCTGGAGGTCGCCGCCGTCGAGGATGACGATCCGATCGCCCATCGTCATCGCCTCGTGCTGGTCGTGCGTGACGTAGACGGCCGTGATCCCGAGTTCGTTCTGGAGCCGCTGGATCTCCGCGCGCATGCTCGTCCGGAGCTTGGCGTCGAGGTTGCTGAGCGGTTCGTCGAACAGGAACAGGTCGGGCTCCCTGACGATCGCGCGTCCGAGGGCGACGCGCTGTTTCTGGCCGCCGGAGAGCTCGTCGGGCTTGTCCTCGAGGAGGTCCGCGATGTCCATCATCTCTGCCGTCTCGACGACCCGCGCTTCGCGCTCGGACTCGCTCAGATCGGTGCTCATCCGGAGCCCGAATTCCATGTTCTCGAAGACGGTCTTGTGAGGATACAGCGCGTAGTTTTGGAACACCATCGCGACGTCCCGGTTTTTCGCGTGGACGTCCGTGACGTCCTCACCGCCGATCAGAATGCGTCCGGCGGTGGGCTCCTCGAGGCCCGCCAGCATCCGCAGCGTCGTCGTCTTGCCACAGCCCGACGGCCCGACGACGGTCACGAATTCGCCATCCTCGATCTCGAGGGAGAGGTCGTTGACGGCGACGACTGATCCGGTGTCGTATTCCTTCCGCAGTGCGTCGACTGTGACCCGTGCCATGCCCCCACATTCTCGGGGCGCGATAAAACCCTTTCCAAAATACGCTATCTGTGAAGTAATATCTCAGCGTAAATTCTACAATGATGGAGCTCGTCGGTCGATGAGCGTCGTCCTCTATCCGTGTTCCGACTGACTGAGTCGAGTTCAGATCGGTCCTCGGCCGAGTAGCGGCCGGGTATAGCCGTGGTAGCTCAGATCTTCGGGCACCCTGTGACGAGACGAGTTCACGCAGCCGCCTCTCTCCCATCCCAAATCATTAAATACGTGAATACATAATTCATCATCGATTGCAGCATGCCAATGAAACGCAGACCAGTACTCAAGGGGATCGGCGGTACCGTCGCGGGACTCTCGCTCGCGGGTTGCATGGGCTACTTCACCGGGGACGACACGTCGCCGCTGTGGCACGAGTTCACCGATTCTGAGGAGCGCACCTTCGAGAGTCACCTCGAGACGTTCACCGAGGAGACCGACCACGACCTCGAGGCCTCCGGCGTCTCGAACATGCAAGATCAGTTAGAGACCGCCCTCCCGGCGGGCGACGGGCCGATGAGTTTCACCTGGGCACACGACTGGATCGGCGCCCAGCATGAAGACGAGACCCTCTATGACGCATCTGACTCGATCGACGTCGACCTCGAGGGAACGTACTCGGAGGCGGCGGCCAACGCGGTTCAGTGGAAGGACAACGTGTACGGACTCCCCTACGCCGCGGAAACGGTGACGCTGATGTACAACAAGGATATGGTCGAGGAACCGCCGGAGACGATCCCCGAGATGATCGAGATCATGGAGTCGTACGACGGCGACGACCAGTACGGCATCGGCTATCCGGGGGACGCGTACCACTTCAGCGCCTACCTGCAAGGGTTCGGCGGCGTGCTCTACGACGAGGACGCCGACGAACTGGGAATCGACGACGATGCGGTCGTCGAGGGGCTCGAACTCGTCCGGGACAGCATCTACGAGTACAGTCCGAACGACCTGAACAAGGACCCGAACCTCTCGGTCTTCCAGAACGGAAACGCGCCGTTCGTCGTGACCGGCCCGTGGAACCTCGGCGGGCTCCGCGATGCGGGCATCGACGTCGGGGTCGCGCCGCTGCCTG containing:
- a CDS encoding ABC transporter ATP-binding protein, giving the protein MARVTVDALRKEYDTGSVVAVNDLSLEIEDGEFVTVVGPSGCGKTTTLRMLAGLEEPTAGRILIGGEDVTDVHAKNRDVAMVFQNYALYPHKTVFENMEFGLRMSTDLSESEREARVVETAEMMDIADLLEDKPDELSGGQKQRVALGRAIVREPDLFLFDEPLSNLDAKLRTSMRAEIQRLQNELGITAVYVTHDQHEAMTMGDRIVILDGGDLQQQGKPTDVYERPVNRFVGGFIGSPSMNFVDVAVEPDGDRLHLTDPDGEFAYDLSAAYVDRHADELESSRYTLGVRPENVTVADESAANAIATTIDVVEPVGSDNFLHLGVSDEFIARVDSDVRLEPGDQVTIAFDESDVHLFDAETGRNVLTRERDAPTVTT
- a CDS encoding extracellular solute-binding protein; amino-acid sequence: MKRRPVLKGIGGTVAGLSLAGCMGYFTGDDTSPLWHEFTDSEERTFESHLETFTEETDHDLEASGVSNMQDQLETALPAGDGPMSFTWAHDWIGAQHEDETLYDASDSIDVDLEGTYSEAAANAVQWKDNVYGLPYAAETVTLMYNKDMVEEPPETIPEMIEIMESYDGDDQYGIGYPGDAYHFSAYLQGFGGVLYDEDADELGIDDDAVVEGLELVRDSIYEYSPNDLNKDPNLSVFQNGNAPFVVTGPWNLGGLRDAGIDVGVAPLPAPEGGEPTPFTGVQMWYFTSRLEDAEDDVHDAVLDWAEWYTTTEDVATTNAQDHAMIPVLDSVVGSDDLGSDVDAFSQSVGMGMSMPASEKMDAVWDPLESAIDVVLGSGGDAREELESAAEQIRGSWE
- a CDS encoding glycoside hydrolase family 15 protein, producing MELHGALNDFKRSQGEPRRFPGERRSTRGLFSGLDERLVHVAPDGSIRDYSYPLSGLAGIERSRFGLETDGDVRWFDADDADQRYVDDTAVVETTHAVGDATCVQYDVTIDRLHLTHFELERGSDVAGDVSLHACVGFAPEGRAGRVGQLWHGDAVEVHHDAERDFLAASTELSVTGQVPARFAELLASEPADFPRSPTDDRYEEARLSPIAMCELELTGSTPSATVATLLSDGGDRAATLEHVRTAVAEHADRETVLEAGRGQACDRLPDPDRLGDGGLSDLRALALLRAPTGARIAGPEFDPFYRYSGGYGYTWFRDDAEIARFLLAADRRLALGLEAWHEKSARFYAETQLSDGTWPHRVWPHNGALAPGWAHGRLEGGESEEYQADQTASVAAFLATYLRHVDPDDERIRETLASALDGLDDSLAADGLPERVQNAWENMTGRFAHTAATFLEAYAAVARAPVDDALAARARERARTVYDALDDLWVPDRGIYAMRTDGDDVDDRLDSSTLALASAHREYAALEDVDIDGERLDRLASHVETTIDGLYRDPEGPVEGLARFEGDPWRVRDQDAAKIWTVTTAWGAHAAVELRELLAASDREEAEAFDERARNLLALVEPGGSLRRPGGYLPEQVFDDGTPDSATPLGWPHAIRLATASALEESASPARADAEYRAPLQD